In the Chroococcidiopsis sp. SAG 2025 genome, one interval contains:
- a CDS encoding glycosyltransferase has translation MRKPVLTIFYQFNPWFPSIGGIQTVIRYFIKYAASEFDVRVVGTSDRANFSSRKWQEAELEGRAIQFFPLLTVDNDDVRGLLPTTVKYTVALLQHNFASDFMHFHRIEPTLASFNWQGDKTLFIHNDIRQQMTAKDNKKAILWRYFPAGYFALEGLLIKQFAEILSCNTESVKLYQQRYAKLSERIKYIKNPVDNGVFYPLSPEQREEGRRALAARMGFSSDTRFLLFAGRLHPQKDPVLLVRSLFAMQQPNVHLLIAGAGELAETVKAEIARLDLSQQVTLLGAVPPNQLAKLQQVCSAFVLTSAYEGLPLVALEALACGTPVVTTDCGETPKLLSADSGIVCQERTPEAIASAISQILLRDKNYTIEACVRAAAPYGVRQIVSDVYQNMWVRWEQRQLASGVSTSYV, from the coding sequence ATGCGAAAACCAGTTTTAACCATTTTTTATCAGTTTAATCCCTGGTTTCCCAGCATAGGAGGCATTCAAACCGTCATTCGATACTTTATCAAATATGCTGCTAGCGAGTTTGATGTCAGAGTTGTAGGAACTTCAGATCGAGCTAATTTCTCTTCTCGAAAGTGGCAAGAAGCAGAGTTGGAGGGAAGAGCGATCCAGTTTTTCCCTCTGCTTACCGTAGATAATGATGATGTTAGAGGTTTGCTGCCGACCACGGTAAAATACACCGTAGCGTTATTGCAGCATAACTTCGCTTCAGATTTTATGCACTTTCATCGAATTGAACCAACGCTAGCCTCTTTTAATTGGCAGGGGGATAAGACTCTTTTTATTCACAACGATATTCGCCAGCAAATGACTGCCAAGGATAACAAGAAGGCAATCTTATGGCGATATTTTCCGGCAGGCTATTTTGCGCTAGAAGGACTATTAATAAAGCAATTCGCCGAAATTTTATCGTGTAACACGGAATCAGTCAAGCTTTATCAACAGCGTTATGCTAAATTAAGCGAACGAATCAAATACATCAAAAATCCGGTAGATAATGGAGTATTTTATCCGCTTTCTCCCGAGCAGCGAGAGGAAGGAAGACGCGCTTTAGCAGCGCGAATGGGATTCTCTTCCGATACTCGTTTTTTATTGTTTGCCGGACGTTTGCATCCACAAAAAGATCCCGTACTGCTGGTGCGATCGCTGTTTGCCATGCAGCAGCCAAACGTACACCTCTTAATTGCTGGTGCGGGAGAACTAGCCGAGACGGTAAAAGCGGAGATTGCTCGATTAGATCTATCTCAGCAAGTGACTCTATTAGGCGCGGTTCCACCAAACCAACTTGCAAAACTGCAACAAGTTTGTAGCGCCTTTGTGTTAACGAGTGCTTACGAAGGCTTGCCGCTAGTAGCATTAGAAGCTTTAGCTTGCGGTACGCCAGTAGTCACTACAGATTGTGGAGAAACACCAAAACTACTGAGTGCAGATAGCGGGATCGTCTGTCAGGAACGCACGCCAGAAGCGATCGCCTCTGCCATAAGTCAGATCCTATTACGAGATAAAAATTATACAATCGAAGCTTGCGTGCGGGCTGCTGCACCATACGGGGTGCGTCAAATTGTCAGTGATGTGTATCAAAATATGTGGGTGCGCTGGGAACAGCGTCAGTTAGCATCTGGTGTGTCTACAAGTTATGTCTAG
- a CDS encoding dolichyl-phosphate-mannose--protein mannosyltransferase codes for MPSTKQFPHPPWLAIAMVAVFAFSASLRFWQLSRFNTLVFDEVYYAKFANNYLTQTQFFNAHPPLSQYIIAIAMWLGEHMPIDRDIVNGLTGSLHSPWSYRWLNALTGSFVPLVVGGIAYQLSDRRSYAVIAAIFAAADGLFLVESRYALNNIYLVILGLLGHWFLLIALKTPKKKRYLWLTLAGTGFGASAAIKWNGLGFLLGAYLLWIVAWIVKWGREQGAGSREQRTGRDKGDKGDKEATTNSQLAISNYQLPTPLEMAFYLGIIPVAVYSISWIPHLMLNPTPNFWEMQREILFYHQRIGSGADVHPYCSRWYTWLLMLRPVAYFYKTTISLDESVPVVGPSIPEASAKVIYDVHAMGNPILWWFSAVAILYAIWIVAKSAIASFGLAKVFVTGNSSQAQNRIQNTEIQNIGIYLYFALNWLANLLPWIRVTRCTFLYHYMGASVFAVLALAWIVDRWLRSYHRNLRLLGITAIFLILLAFVFWMPLYLGLPLSPESYRWRMWLPSWV; via the coding sequence ATGCCCTCTACTAAACAGTTTCCGCATCCTCCCTGGTTGGCGATCGCTATGGTTGCAGTGTTTGCATTTAGCGCTAGCTTGCGGTTTTGGCAATTGAGTCGATTCAATACACTAGTCTTTGATGAAGTGTATTATGCAAAATTTGCGAACAACTATTTGACGCAGACGCAATTTTTTAACGCCCATCCACCACTTAGTCAATACATTATCGCGATCGCAATGTGGTTGGGCGAACACATGCCGATCGACCGAGATATAGTTAACGGACTGACGGGTTCTTTGCATTCTCCTTGGAGTTATCGCTGGCTAAATGCGTTAACAGGCTCGTTTGTGCCGCTAGTTGTTGGGGGAATCGCCTATCAATTAAGCGATCGCCGCAGTTATGCTGTAATTGCAGCCATCTTCGCCGCCGCCGATGGGTTATTTCTAGTCGAATCTCGCTACGCCCTGAACAACATATATTTAGTCATCTTAGGGCTACTTGGGCATTGGTTTTTGTTAATAGCATTGAAAACCCCTAAAAAAAAGCGCTACTTGTGGCTTACTCTAGCTGGAACAGGTTTCGGTGCATCAGCAGCAATTAAATGGAACGGCTTAGGCTTCTTATTAGGAGCATATTTGTTGTGGATTGTAGCTTGGATTGTGAAGTGGGGAAGGGAGCAGGGAGCAGGCAGCAGGGAGCAGAGAACAGGGAGGGACAAGGGAGACAAGGGGGACAAGGAAGCAACTACCAATTCCCAATTAGCAATTAGCAATTACCAATTACCAACTCCCCTAGAAATGGCTTTTTACCTGGGAATCATCCCCGTTGCCGTCTACAGTATCAGTTGGATTCCTCACCTCATGCTCAATCCCACACCTAACTTTTGGGAAATGCAGCGCGAGATCTTGTTCTATCACCAGCGCATCGGTAGCGGTGCAGACGTGCATCCATATTGTTCTCGCTGGTACACCTGGTTGTTGATGTTGCGTCCGGTTGCCTATTTTTACAAAACTACCATTTCTCTTGACGAATCAGTACCAGTGGTCGGACCATCCATACCAGAAGCGAGTGCAAAAGTAATCTACGACGTACACGCAATGGGAAATCCGATCTTGTGGTGGTTCTCCGCTGTTGCAATTTTATATGCTATTTGGATAGTCGCTAAAAGCGCGATCGCTTCGTTTGGCTTGGCTAAGGTATTTGTAACTGGTAATTCTTCTCAGGCTCAAAATAGAATTCAAAATACTGAAATTCAAAATATTGGGATCTATTTGTACTTTGCTCTAAATTGGTTAGCAAATTTATTACCGTGGATACGGGTGACGCGCTGCACGTTTTTGTACCACTACATGGGTGCTTCGGTATTTGCCGTGCTAGCCTTGGCTTGGATCGTCGATCGATGGTTGCGCAGTTACCACAGAAACCTACGGCTGTTAGGCATAACGGCAATATTTCTGATTCTTCTGGCTTTTGTCTTCTGGATGCCGCTTTATTTAGGTCTACCACTGTCTCCTGAAAGTTATCGCTGGCGGATGTGGTTGCCTTCTTGGGTTTAA